The genomic interval AGTACTGACGATAAAATGTTGCGACGTGCTGGTTTAGATTATTGGAAATATGTATCGATTACATATTACGACAATATTGAATCATTTTTTGAACAAACAGAGGGCCAATACTTTTTACTTACAAAGTTTGGTTCTAAAAGTCATACGTCTCAAGATTTTTCAAATGTTGATGAAAACTATTATTTTATTTTTGGGAAAGAAACAACAGGATTACCAGACTGGGTGAAAGATAAGTATGATAATACAGCGTTACGTATCCCGATGAACGAAAATGTACGTGCATTGAACCTATCTAATACTGCAGCGATTTTAGTTTATGAGGTATTAAGACAGCAAAATTATCCAAATTTACAATAGATATGGACGAATTTCATAGCATTGTTCATAGTTTGGGGTTTGGACAAGAACAATTGCGTAAAAAAGGTTATAATTACGATAACGGAGAACCTTTCGAATGTTCCTCATTTTTTAATGTTTTAATTGATGTTTAAAATGGGTATGTAATTATTAATGTAAAAGACGAGTAGGACAATAGAGGAGTGTACGATAATGGCAATGAATTTTAAAGTATTTAAAGATGCAGAAACAGCAGCAACTTTCACAGCAGATATCTTAAGAAAACAGTTAAATAATAATCCGACATCCATTGTAGGCGTTCATTTAAATCAAGAAGAAGCACCGGTATTAGATGCATTAAAAAAAGATGTCGATCGTCATAGGGTTGATTTTAGTCAAATTCATGTATTGGATTACGATGCGCAACCATCATATTATCAAGCATTAGGTGTCCCAGAAAAACAAATTCACCACGTTCCAGAAGATGAAAAAGTGGAAGAATTTATTAAACATCACGCAAAAACAAAAGATAATAAAGGTAAATTGACGTTACAAGTCGTGACAATCGATACAGAAGGTCAAATTGGTATTCCTATGAATGATGCATTATTACCAGCGCGTGAAATTATTGTTGTCGTGACAGGTGCGGTGAAAGCGGAACAAGTGAAGAAATTATACGAAGAAAATGGTAATACGACATTTATTCCGTCAACATTAAAATCACATCGTATGGTTACTGTAGTCCTTGATGAAGCGGCTGCACAAGGTTTACCTGAAGATGTGCGCAATTACTTTACTTCATTGTATGCATAAGAGAAGAGGTGAAGGGCATAATGAAAGAAGAACAAAAGCATTATGACAATGAAATGGTTGATAGTTTTGATGATGTCGTGGAGCTCGGGAAAGAAATGGAACAAATTTCTGAAGCGAACGATGAAGACAAACTCGATCAATCACATGATTCAAAAGTGCGTTCTGATAAAGACACAAAATAGAAAAATAATGAGAAGGCTGGTTTATCATAATGATGGTCCAGTCTTTTTATTTTCTTTAGTGTACGTTGAGACAAATATGATAAAATGGGAGCGTGTTTAAAAAATGATGAAAGGTGACATACATGAAGTTACATCAGAAATGGATTATGTTAATTATTATTTCCACAATCATCAACTTGTTATCGATTAAAGCCTTCCCATTGGTGTTAGGGACGTTATATTTACCGGTATTATTTAAAATTGTGCAACTCCAACTGAACTTATCCAATGGTTTAGTCGACGATGCACAATCACACGTTCAAACCTTTGTGAAAACGAATCAAAAAGGTATCGTCATTAGTGTCATTTGTTGTATCGCGATGACTGTCGCATTGACGATTTATTTAGATGATTTTTACAATCAATTCAGTGGCTTTTTAGGTGTGTTAATCCGAATCAGTCCGGTCACAATGGTGATTGGCCTCATTTTGTATATTTTAGCAGCTATTGCAGTCGTACAAGCTGTGAAACACAAATTTATGCATACTGAAATGGAAAAAGTTAAAGAAACACCTTCAAATGAATAAATTATGGATTGTTTTCATTGAATCATGCCTTTGTAGAGACGATTGATTTTATATTTCAATATTTTACTTTCACTCATTGTAGGAATAAGACTGGGAAATTAAGTTTTCTCAGCCTTTTTTATTTAGAGAAAAAACGCAATTGCACGCCAATGTTCATTGAATGGCGATTTCGTTTAATGCTATAATTTAAGTGACAAGAATATTCAAAAATTAAAGGGGAGCGAGAGATATGTCAGTAAGAATTGAACATGATACATTTGGTGAAATTGAGGTACCTGCAGATAAATATTGGGGCGCTCAAACACAAAGAAGTAAACAAAATTTTCCAGTTGGCAAAGAAAAAATGCCAATTGAGGTTGTATATGGTTTCGCGCAATTAAAGCGTGCAGCTGCATTAGCCAACAATGAGTTAGGAAAGTTAAGCGATGCGAAAAAAGGTGCGATTGTATATGCTTGTGATCGTATTTTAGCAGGTGAATTAGATGAACATTTTCCATTAGTTGTATGGCAAACAGGAAGCGGTACACAAAGTAATATGAATGTGAATGAAGTTGTGAGCTATGTGGCGAATGAATACTTAAAAGAAAACGGTAGTAACGAAACAATTCACCCGAATGATGATGTCAACAAGTCACAAAGTTCTAATGATACATTCCCAACAGCAATGCACGTTGCACTGTATCATGAAGTGGAAAAACGTTTAGAACCTGCATTAAGAGGATTGCGTGAAACGTTCTACAAAAAAGAAAATGAGTTTAAAGACATCATTAAAATTGGTCGTACACACCTCCAAGATGCGACACCGATTACGTTAGGCCAAGAAATTAGTGGTTGGCGCTATATGTTAGACGTGTGTGAAAATTTATTGGCAGAATCTAAAAAACATATTTTAAACTTAGCCATTGGTGGCACTGCAGTCGGTACTGGCATTAATGCACACCCTGATTTTGGTACAAAAGTTGCAGGCTATATTGCAGAAAATACTGGTTATCCATTTGTATCATCTGAAAATAAATTCCATGCGTTAACTGCACATGATGAAGTGGTTCAATTACATGGTTCACTCAAAGCACTCGCGGGTGACTTAATGAAAATTGCGAATGATGTGAGATGGTTAGCTTCTGGCCCTCGTGCAGGTTTAGCAGAGATGTCTATTCCTGAAAACGAACCAGGTTCATCGATTATGCCAGGTAAAGTGAATCCAACACAATGCGAAATGTTAACAATGGTCGCTGTACAAGTCATGGGTAACGATACAGTAGTAGGATTCTCAAGCTCTCAAGGTAATTTCGAATTAAACGTCTTTAAACCTGTCATTTTGCATAATACGTTACAATCCATTTATTTATTAGCAGACGGTATGGAAACATTCAATCAAAACTGTGCAGTAGGTATCGAACCTATTCCTGAAAACATTGATAACTATTTGAACCGTTCATTGATGCTAGTGACTGCGCTTAACCCACATATCGGTTATGAAAAAGCAGCAGCCATTGCGAAAAAAGCGCATAAAGAAGGATTGACATTAAAAGAATCTGCAATTCAGTCAGGTTATGTGACAGAAGAACAATTTGAGGAATGGATTAAACCAGAAAATATGGTCCATCCGAAATAGTATGGAGGCAAGTTTTAAACATGGAACGTAACGGTTTAATAGATATAGGTTCAAACACGATTCGCTTAGTGATTTTTCAATACGATCCGAAAACAGGATTAAACGAAATTCAAAACATTAAAACACCGGCACGATTAAGTCAATATTTAGATGATGAACAAAATATGACGCAAGAAGGAATCGATGTTTTAACGACAGCACTTAGAAGTTTTAAAAAGGTAGCGACAGATTTTGAAGTAGAACATTTGTATCCGATTGCGACAGCAGCTATGCGTCAATCCAAAAACCAAAAAGCGATTTTAAAACATATTCAACAAGAACTTGACCTTGAAATTATTATGATTCCTGAAGAAGATGAAGCTTTTTATGGATCTTATGCAGTCACGCACACGACAAGTATTCGAAATGGGATTACTGTCGATATTGGTGGGGGCTCAACAGAGTTAACGCTATTTATAGATAAAAAAATTAAAGAAGCCATCAGTTTTCCGTTCGGTGTTGTGACATTAACGCGGCAGTTCTTTGAAGGAAAAGAGCATAATGATAAAGATGCGATTAAGAAAATGGAAAAGTTTTTGAAAAGTGAATTTGCCAAAGTGTCATGGATACAAAATCAGCACATTAATTTAGTCGGTATTGGTGGTTCTGCGCGTAACTGTGCTCGCATTCATCAGTCTTTACATCAGTATCCTATCGCGGGTGTCCATGGCTATACGATGGAACAAAGTGATTTAAAAGAAGTATTTCAAATGCTCAAAAAATTTTCACGTGATACTTTAACGACTTTAGATGGGTTGAGTCGTGATCGTGCAGACATCATTTTACCTGCCGTATCCGTATTTAATGTGTTATTCGACATGATTGATGCGACAGCGTTCACTTTTTCAAGAAAAGGGATACGTGAAGGTTTCATTATGAATCAAATTGCTAAAAAGTATCCAAAAGAATTTAATAAAACCAATGTTCTACAAGATGCGTTACGTCATTTAGCCAATGAGTATAAAATCGAGGAAAGTGGCGCCAATCAACGTGTGAAGCTAGCCGAATCACTATTAGAACAGTTGGCGAAAGAGAAAAAACTTAAAATTGATCAAGATTTAAAACAAGTTTTTCTTGAAGCGGCGTATATTTATTATTTAGGTCGATTTATTGATTCAGATTCGAGTTCACAACATACGTATTACATTATCGCAAATTCAGGGATTAACGGCTTATCACATAAAGAGCGTGTGCGACTGGCATTACTCGCAAGCTTTAAAAATAAAACGTTACTCAAATTGTATAGCGAAGAGACAAACTGGTTTTCTGATGGTGAACTGTCTGACATTCAAGCGTTAGGGGGCATTATCAAATTTGTAAATGCATTAAATATCTCTAATACGAACAGTGTCCAAGAAGTGAAATTACAGCCGTCA from Staphylococcus sp. MI 10-1553 carries:
- the ppx gene encoding exopolyphosphatase, which codes for MERNGLIDIGSNTIRLVIFQYDPKTGLNEIQNIKTPARLSQYLDDEQNMTQEGIDVLTTALRSFKKVATDFEVEHLYPIATAAMRQSKNQKAILKHIQQELDLEIIMIPEEDEAFYGSYAVTHTTSIRNGITVDIGGGSTELTLFIDKKIKEAISFPFGVVTLTRQFFEGKEHNDKDAIKKMEKFLKSEFAKVSWIQNQHINLVGIGGSARNCARIHQSLHQYPIAGVHGYTMEQSDLKEVFQMLKKFSRDTLTTLDGLSRDRADIILPAVSVFNVLFDMIDATAFTFSRKGIREGFIMNQIAKKYPKEFNKTNVLQDALRHLANEYKIEESGANQRVKLAESLLEQLAKEKKLKIDQDLKQVFLEAAYIYYLGRFIDSDSSSQHTYYIIANSGINGLSHKERVRLALLASFKNKTLLKLYSEETNWFSDGELSDIQALGGIIKFVNALNISNTNSVQEVKLQPSKEGYDLFVNHHDESIAESYQSNRQKKHIEKVLKTKVNIIFTNA
- a CDS encoding SAS053 family DNA gyrase inhibitor — protein: MKEEQKHYDNEMVDSFDDVVELGKEMEQISEANDEDKLDQSHDSKVRSDKDTK
- a CDS encoding 6-phosphogluconolactonase; translation: MAMNFKVFKDAETAATFTADILRKQLNNNPTSIVGVHLNQEEAPVLDALKKDVDRHRVDFSQIHVLDYDAQPSYYQALGVPEKQIHHVPEDEKVEEFIKHHAKTKDNKGKLTLQVVTIDTEGQIGIPMNDALLPAREIIVVVTGAVKAEQVKKLYEENGNTTFIPSTLKSHRMVTVVLDEAAAQGLPEDVRNYFTSLYA
- the fumC gene encoding class II fumarate hydratase, which codes for MSVRIEHDTFGEIEVPADKYWGAQTQRSKQNFPVGKEKMPIEVVYGFAQLKRAAALANNELGKLSDAKKGAIVYACDRILAGELDEHFPLVVWQTGSGTQSNMNVNEVVSYVANEYLKENGSNETIHPNDDVNKSQSSNDTFPTAMHVALYHEVEKRLEPALRGLRETFYKKENEFKDIIKIGRTHLQDATPITLGQEISGWRYMLDVCENLLAESKKHILNLAIGGTAVGTGINAHPDFGTKVAGYIAENTGYPFVSSENKFHALTAHDEVVQLHGSLKALAGDLMKIANDVRWLASGPRAGLAEMSIPENEPGSSIMPGKVNPTQCEMLTMVAVQVMGNDTVVGFSSSQGNFELNVFKPVILHNTLQSIYLLADGMETFNQNCAVGIEPIPENIDNYLNRSLMLVTALNPHIGYEKAAAIAKKAHKEGLTLKESAIQSGYVTEEQFEEWIKPENMVHPK
- the trmL gene encoding tRNA (uridine(34)/cytosine(34)/5-carboxymethylaminomethyluridine(34)-2'-O)-methyltransferase TrmL gives rise to the protein MPIHVVLYQPEIPANTGNIARTCAATDTHLHLIRPLGFSTDDKMLRRAGLDYWKYVSITYYDNIESFFEQTEGQYFLLTKFGSKSHTSQDFSNVDENYYFIFGKETTGLPDWVKDKYDNTALRIPMNENVRALNLSNTAAILVYEVLRQQNYPNLQ